One Campylobacter concisus DNA window includes the following coding sequences:
- a CDS encoding zinc ribbon domain-containing protein: protein MNKYLQQLVELSDLDKQIDGFTPRIQEVEKAYKSIEEECETIAVNAERLDEEVNDLKSQKSGTNAHIAEFSAKIKDVAKKSSSAKSEKEIKALGLEEDIAKEQLEAANEEIARLEKLIDNKNAQKDELNAKKTELEGNLEKIKSEVSSELEKIEKERKEVYAKKDKLVAAMNQKILAFYEKIRKWAHNTAVVPVKKQACYGCFMQINDKTFSAVVKGEDIVTCPHCGRILYKQEQ, encoded by the coding sequence ATGAATAAATATTTGCAACAATTAGTTGAATTATCTGATCTTGACAAACAAATAGACGGCTTCACACCGCGCATACAAGAAGTAGAAAAAGCCTATAAAAGCATAGAAGAAGAGTGTGAAACTATAGCGGTTAATGCAGAAAGACTTGACGAAGAGGTAAATGATCTAAAATCACAAAAATCAGGCACAAACGCTCATATCGCAGAATTTAGTGCTAAGATCAAAGATGTGGCTAAAAAAAGCTCAAGCGCAAAAAGCGAAAAAGAGATAAAAGCACTAGGTCTTGAAGAAGATATCGCAAAAGAGCAACTTGAAGCAGCAAATGAAGAGATCGCTAGACTTGAAAAACTAATAGACAATAAAAATGCTCAAAAAGATGAGCTAAACGCTAAAAAAACAGAGCTTGAAGGAAATTTAGAAAAGATAAAAAGCGAGGTTTCATCTGAGCTTGAAAAGATCGAAAAGGAGCGCAAAGAGGTCTATGCTAAAAAAGATAAACTTGTCGCTGCGATGAACCAAAAAATCCTAGCATTTTATGAAAAAATAAGAAAATGGGCTCACAACACAGCCGTTGTGCCTGTTAAAAAACAAGCTTGTTATGGTTGCTTTATGCAGATAAATGATAAAACTTTCTCTGCGGTTGTAAAAGGCGAAGATATCGTTACTTGCCCGCATTGTGGCAGAATTTTGTATAAACAAGAACAATAA
- a CDS encoding Nif3-like dinuclear metal center hexameric protein — protein sequence MKIAEIYKILDEICPFASQESWDNSGLQVGSFDSEFERIYLSLDLDSELLQNVLPNSLIITHHPLIFKGLKCLDYSLYPSSLIREMVIKNISLISLHTNADLAFLNEKFATQVLGLEISSKEGFLIYADVKMKFGELCKFVKEKLGLENLRAVHAKDEISKICICTGSGADLIQEVKADAFLTGDLKYHQALYAKENGLNLIDINHYESERYFSDFLAKYLQNLKIEVIISNSKNPFTYC from the coding sequence ATGAAAATAGCTGAAATTTATAAAATCTTAGATGAAATTTGCCCCTTTGCTAGCCAAGAGTCTTGGGATAATAGCGGCCTGCAAGTTGGCTCATTTGACAGCGAATTTGAGCGAATTTATCTAAGCCTTGATCTTGATAGCGAGCTTTTGCAAAATGTCTTGCCAAACTCGCTCATTATTACACACCATCCGCTCATTTTTAAGGGGCTAAAGTGCCTAGACTATAGCCTCTATCCAAGCTCGCTCATAAGAGAGATGGTGATAAAAAATATCTCGCTCATCTCGCTTCACACAAATGCCGACCTTGCATTTTTAAATGAAAAATTTGCGACGCAGGTTTTGGGGCTTGAAATTTCAAGCAAAGAGGGCTTTTTGATCTACGCTGATGTGAAGATGAAATTTGGCGAGCTTTGCAAATTTGTAAAAGAAAAACTTGGGCTAGAAAATTTAAGAGCCGTTCATGCAAAAGATGAAATTTCTAAAATTTGTATCTGCACTGGAAGCGGCGCAGATCTCATCCAAGAGGTCAAAGCAGACGCCTTTTTAACGGGTGATCTAAAGTATCACCAAGCCCTTTATGCAAAGGAAAATGGACTAAATTTGATCGACATAAATCACTATGAAAGCGAGCGTTATTTTAGTGATTTTTTAGCAAAATATTTGCAAAATCTAAAAATTGAAGTTATAATAAGCAATTCTAAAAACCCATTTACATATTGCTAA
- the waaA gene encoding lipid IV(A) 3-deoxy-D-manno-octulosonic acid transferase, with protein MIIIYYFLASILYFFGAIFLLLLSFKKKYHRSIPARFFLFNNPKFKDADVHFHACSFGEVQALKPLMQKFDSKAISVVTNTGFEAASKICANTRFLPFEIFLPFWLKKSKILVIFEAELWLMLVFMAKLKGSRVILINARISDRSYKSYLIFGFFYRYLFKFIDKIYAQSELDKERLKSLGAGEIEVVGNIKAAFLPSVSKIYEKPKVRVIVLASTHTGEEEMILDNLNLKENDLLIIAPRHPERFAEVEKLASDYAKKYDFSFAKFSQKHKFEAKVNLLDTLGELVNIYAISDVVVLGGSFVPNIGGHNPIECAQFSPVIISGEFIFNQKTLFGLVENIYIAKASEIGDIIDSDAKKSKIAVQASADAIIEDIRSTL; from the coding sequence GTGATAATAATATATTATTTTTTAGCCTCAATACTCTATTTTTTTGGGGCTATTTTTCTACTTTTGTTAAGTTTCAAAAAAAAATACCATAGATCGATCCCGGCACGTTTTTTTCTCTTTAATAATCCTAAATTTAAAGACGCGGATGTGCATTTTCACGCTTGCTCATTTGGCGAGGTGCAAGCGCTTAAGCCTTTGATGCAAAAATTTGATAGCAAAGCCATAAGCGTGGTGACAAATACGGGCTTTGAAGCAGCAAGTAAAATTTGTGCTAACACAAGATTTTTGCCATTTGAAATTTTCTTGCCATTTTGGCTAAAAAAGAGCAAAATTTTAGTCATTTTTGAGGCTGAGCTTTGGCTCATGCTAGTTTTCATGGCGAAGCTAAAAGGCAGTCGAGTGATACTCATAAATGCAAGAATTTCAGATAGAAGTTACAAAAGCTACTTGATATTTGGCTTTTTTTACAGATATCTTTTTAAATTTATAGATAAAATTTACGCCCAAAGCGAGCTTGATAAAGAGCGGCTAAAGTCGCTTGGAGCAGGCGAAATAGAGGTCGTTGGCAACATAAAAGCTGCGTTTTTACCAAGTGTAAGCAAAATTTATGAAAAGCCAAAAGTTAGAGTGATCGTGCTAGCAAGCACACATACTGGCGAAGAAGAGATGATTTTAGATAATTTAAATTTAAAAGAAAACGATCTTTTAATCATCGCACCACGCCACCCTGAGAGATTTGCTGAAGTGGAAAAGCTAGCGAGCGATTACGCTAAAAAGTATGACTTTAGCTTTGCTAAATTTAGCCAAAAGCATAAATTTGAAGCTAAAGTAAATTTGCTTGATACTTTAGGCGAGCTTGTAAATATCTATGCTATTAGCGATGTAGTCGTACTTGGAGGCAGTTTTGTGCCAAATATCGGTGGGCACAATCCAATCGAGTGCGCACAATTTAGCCCAGTGATAATTAGCGGCGAGTTTATATTTAATCAAAAGACGCTATTTGGCCTAGTTGAAAACATCTACATCGCAAAAGCAAGCGAGATCGGTGACATAATAGATAGTGACGCCAAAAAGAGCAAGATCGCCGTGCAAGCAAGCGCTGATGCGATCATAGAAGATATAAGGAGCACTTTATGA